A region of the Phaseolus vulgaris cultivar G19833 chromosome 11, P. vulgaris v2.0, whole genome shotgun sequence genome:
GAATATACTTTTAAACAATGGTAAAAACATATTTCATGCCAAAAAGAAGTATTGAAGGAGTTAAGAGTGCAATTTGTGATGAGTAGTTTCAGGCCAAACCAAGAAGAAGTTATGCAATCATCCAAATCAACAAAGAGTTACTGTTTCggcataaaaaaaacataacagaCTTGCAAAATATCTATATCATGTACCTCATGGTTCCATTGTAAACTGAGTGTGGCCTTTCTTGATGCATGTTAAGATCTCCATCCAAGTCCTCTTCTACATgttgttttgtatttttggCAAGGCGGAACAGGGCATCTCGGAAGCAGATACGAGTCTTCTCTGACAACTAATCATGTGACAAGAAAAAACATTACCAAGTATTATTGCACCATAATAATAGAGTATGATGAAAAATAGTGTTGTGGCATTTCTTATTATGGCATTTAGTCATGCCAATAATTTCAGTTCTCAGTCGCATACCTGTGCAATTAACATCTCAAAGCCCTGCAGTGTAAATTCCTCAAGGGATAACTGCTCATGCATGGTCTTGTCTCCATTAGTCTGCACAAAAGGGTCTAAGATTTTGATCTCACGTGCCttcaagagaaaaaaagaagattACATTACTCTGTAACCCTTCAAACAAGAACCTAAAAGGAACTTTGCAATTAGAATTTGTATGCAAATTAGTTCTGTTAGTTTAAATAATATGTCCAATCCTGACTTACTTTATATATTCACAAAATACAACACATATAAGAAATACTAGTACACTACAGGTATAAGattaaacaaaagaaattatTGGATAAAATGGTTTTTGCTAGAGCAAAAAGTTGAAGGAAGCAATTCTTAAAACTACAGCAAAGTTTGTAAACATAAAAGTATCTCCACAATACAGAAATTAACATTGGTCAAAATTTAGATACACTTCCttaaattctggtgttactgaTCACAAATCAGAAATAGAGTTTCACCTCAAATTTcatgtaataaaaatatgaattaaaggAGTACTCAGTTTGCCCAAGTGAACTTCAGTTCTGATTAGAGAACTTGACCAACAACACTTGGAAAATTGTATCTAAGTTCTGTCCATAGCAATTGTAGTTTGTTGCATGTAATACATGTCACAGTATAACAAATCAGTTGCACGACAAGCACAGACAATTTTGATAAGATTACAAGTTCTTCACTCACCATATGAAAATTACAAATTTGTGATTTGGAAACACTATTAAAGTACTGaacaaaaagtaattattaCCTCTATATCCAGGCAATTCTTGGAGTCAGAGTTGCAAGGAAAAAACCCTGAAGCTGCAACATCTTTCAGCACTCCACCTGATAGAAACAACTAATTAGTAACTTGTACACACACATATcatagatattttttaattacttgtTCACACTAAAATGTAGTGGTCACCGTTGGTGTTGCTGCTTTGGTTTTCAGGGTAAAAGAAAGATTTGTGACGGCTTTCAACACAAGGAAAATCTACAAGTACAGAATCCCTGCATTATGTGAAACATGTGAAGAGTGTAAGACAAAATATAGTCATATGAATTGGAATAACTTCATGCTTATGGTAAGCAAGTGAATATTGAATGTCTGTGTTCAGTTACAAAtgtaatgaaaaattaaaaaagaattttcATTCTAGAATTATTAAAGATAATAGAGCCCTTACCATGTCGTAACAGGTTCATTCTTATAGAGTTCTGGGAACAAATAAGTATGATTGTGTTAGTCTGTATAGGCTctaataattatgataaatatGGTGAAATTTGGAATGAAAAAACAACACAGAGAAATTCAATTTGCACTGGACTTTATACAATGGAAGCATGCTTCAGATGCTACATGATTTCATTATCATACAGGCAAAAAACCAAGAATCTTAGTCCCAGAAGTTACGCTTGTACAAGAAAATGTCATCCACGTGTTCGAAAGTCGATAGGTCTTGAAGCTGGTATTTGGACTGATGATCACACGAGAGTGCTGTTTGTTGAAATTGCTCAGACAATCCTCCACATACACTTGAGCTGCTAGATTGATCTTTATCTTGTAGATAAGGGTCAAACTCAATTTCATCTTTGAAACTTTTatcaaagaaattgaattctaCCTCTGTTTCATCTGTGTCCTTGGTCAAATACTCCTGAGGTGAATTAAAGCTTTCAGGTGCTTCTATTCCCCATTCTGACCAACAGCCTGGTGAAGGATATCTTTCCAGTAAATTTTCTAGATCTTTTGGTGCAAGAAACTCACTATTTTCACATCCATAGTACCAATCCATGCCAAATAGTCTGTTCAAAATGTTTGAAGATTAGCATGTAGTAAATGTCCTTCACAAATGGAAATATGCTGAATTTATTGACTCAAACAAACAAGCTTTTTGatcaaaacaaaagaagaactTCATTCAACCAAACAAAAATAAGGTAGCTGGTCAATAGTTTCCATGAGTATCCCTTCAATTATAAACAAAAAGTTTCAGTCCTTCCCCTTCTTATCCTTATTAAAGAACGAAATCCCACTTCATTTAATCCTTTAAAATgttgaaaaaaaacaaaattcaccTGCTAAAGTTAAAAACTTGATGAAACCAGCACTAATCATGACACCCTcaaatgaaaagagaaaaaaaaaaacttccttTAAACTGTTGAATTTCCTTAAATTCATTAGAATACCTTTCCACAGATGATCATAGAAAGAGGGGGTTGAAAGGAACATACCTTTGTATGGCTTATGAGGTGAAAGAACAAAACTTGTGATTGATGAAAACAAAGCA
Encoded here:
- the LOC137824836 gene encoding protein LNK3-like isoform X1, yielding MDWYYGCENSEFLAPKDLENLLERYPSPGCWSEWGIEAPESFNSPQEYLTKDTDETEVEFNFFDKSFKDEIEFDPYLQDKDQSSSSSVCGGLSEQFQQTALSCDHQSKYQLQDLSTFEHVDDIFLYKQLYKNEPVTTWDSVLVDFPCVESRHKSFFYPENQSSNTNGGVLKDVAASGFFPCNSDSKNCLDIEAREIKILDPFVQTNGDKTMHEQLSLEEFTLQGFEMLIAQLSEKTRICFRDALFRLAKNTKQHVEEDLDGDLNMHQERPHSVYNGTMRSEDKKPMESETNSVDRAVANLMFNKMEINILDIPFTTLVNLKQEVTGSKCLQE
- the LOC137824836 gene encoding protein LNK3-like isoform X2; its protein translation is MDWYYGCENSEFLAPKDLENLLERYPSPGCWSEWGIEAPESFNSPQEYLTKDTDETEVEFNFFDKSFKDEIEFDPYLQDKDQSSSSSVCGGLSEQFQQTALSCDHQSKYQLQDLSTFEHVDDIFLDSVLVDFPCVESRHKSFFYPENQSSNTNGGVLKDVAASGFFPCNSDSKNCLDIEAREIKILDPFVQTNGDKTMHEQLSLEEFTLQGFEMLIAQLSEKTRICFRDALFRLAKNTKQHVEEDLDGDLNMHQERPHSVYNGTMRSEDKKPMESETNSVDRAVANLMFNKMEINILDIPFTTLVNLKQEVTGSKCLQE